AGCAGCCAAAGCGACGCATATTGGACCCCAGAGACTGGTTACGCAGAGCAAAACGATCCTTTCCCGAAGCGAGGAGCGGCCCCTGGGGTGTCTGCAGGACTAACCCTTCTTCTTGACGTCCAACTGCACGAGTACTTTCTGCCACGATCCGGCTCCGTCGGattcaaagtaaatattttatctaatttactCTCGTGAAGTTTTATGTTGAGAATGTACGCGTTTAGATGCTTCTGCACAGTCCGACCGACGTGCCTGCAGTCAAGGAATTCGGATTTGCTATTTCTCCAGGGGCGGAGAGCTTTGTTTCTGTGCGGCCTTCGCaggtaaaaacaaattatagttattaaaaatttatttctactattttaaaaataataatttaataaataaaaagatttcttttaattttcttaaatgtaACAATAACTATTTTACATCTTTGTAATAAAGGTTGAGGTTCTGATGTATTTTGGGAATAATAAACTGAAACctacaaaaataaagttttagattttacacattttgttataaataatttgtgtaACAGCTTTACTGAATCTGCTTTTCAACTATGAAAATTCACGTCAATCATGGCAactattaaaagttaaaaatttcataaaaatgattCACCGCAtctattttagtaatttttaatactataCAAACCATGAAAAAAGCTGAACCTTTTTTTCGCagactttttcatttttcaaaccttgattttaatttcagaattttctatagcatcatattttaaactttggaattatttattatccaCAAATATATATACGGACTAATTTATAGtttcttcaaaattgatttatatagTTTTAACCGATAATTTTGTCTTAGTCTCATATCGACTtttggaagaaataaaaaataaaattttcagatttactCGACGCGTCAAATTCGGTCGCTGAACCAGAGTCGCCGCAAGTGTTTCTTCCAGGAGGAGCGTCCACTGTCCTTCTACCGCATCTACAGCGTGTCCAGCTGCATTTCCGAGTGCCTGACGAACGCAACGATGCGCAAGTGCCGGTGCAAGGAGTACTTCATGCCGGGACAACAGCTGCCCGGCTCGAACCAAAGCGCCCGCATCTGCACCTTCCTCGACACCATGAACTGTGTCAAGGACATTGGAGAcggtaaaaaacaattacaaatCGTACatatggtaaaaattttatttcaattcaccagttgcataaaccctaagtgttcgaagccgccaacagatggcgctaccgtagactttcgatttaaggcacttccgctgcgatttcagactcaatctagctattttgcttttttaaattaatttgcttatttttgacgtgctgaaaaccaaaatcggttcagccaatcgccgtagaatcgtgaaaaactattttttgaaataaagaaatcttttccaacgtttctacggcgattggctgaaccaattttggctttcagaacgtcaaaaataagcaaattaatttaaaaaagtaaaacagctatattgagtctgaaatcgcagcggaaatgccttaaaaccgcttaaaacaaaaattttaagaaagtccgtggttgcgccatctgttggcggcttcaataactaagggtttatgcaactggtcaattcatTTTGcgaattaagataaaaataaattccttggAACAAAGAGGAATGTTAATTTTAGTGAcggagaaaaatttctttagattttttccGTATTTAAATATCTTAACTTAGAAATAAATCAGACACACagttatttcattcaattaaaattctggaGCAGGCTCAATCGcgcaaaaattacatttaaattatttttccgttcAAATATATGGGATAAAAAATGTGTAGTTGTTAATAGAGTGGCACGTGTTTTGGCAACACTTTGCTTCACCTTtcgtgcaataaattttgcataattcaTCCGTCATTTTTTTCCGTCGAACCCCGTAGTTATTTCTGGCAGCACGAATCGCAAATTGTGCGACTGCCAACCGGCCTGCACCGAGCTCAGCTACAGCCACGAGTTGTCCTCCACGCAATTCCCCATCCTGGAGGACGTCGGCATCAGCACCCTGGACAACCTGAAGGATGCCATCCAGTACAATGGCTCGATTCAAACGTTTGCGTGAgataaaattctgatttttgtataaattctttttatttgtcatttagaatttttttattatgaaataaattttattcgtaGTTATTTTACATCTCTGACCAAATGGAGTGTTTACACAGTCAGAGAACTCTTTGGAATTAGCATAATTCACTGCGTagataattatgtaaattaaattatgcaacGACAGGAAGAACCACGCCCTGGTGCACATCTTCCTGCGAGACTACAAGGTGATGCGGTACAAGCGGGCCCGAATGTACGACTTTCTGGACTTCACAGGTTGGATATTTTATGGTTAGTGGTCGGGCAAGcgtgaaattaacttttttttccTCCATTCGGTATTAGCTAACATGGGCGGCTTGCTGAGTCTGTGCCTTGGCTTCAGCTTCCTCAGTGCAGCCGAAATCATCTACTTCGCCTGCATGCGCTGCGGAATCTTCTCTCGTAGGCCTCGctagtaaaaaaatcgttaaaaaaatgattcccAACTTTGCTGTGCCTGACAAATGAGAGACgacaaagcaaaaattcatttgtaaatattttaaatctatatcTAAATTGTCTCGTCTTAAATTAGTataacatttcaattttaaataatttccaggATGCAtttcgtgaaaaaataattttcaaatttctagcACTGATTTGTTCCTTTGTTGTTACAACCTTGAGTTTTATCAGGATTTattggcatttatttttgcaaaattttgattattttctagTGTAACAATTgcacgaaattaaaatttgtttttaaaccaAACGCAATTGCATCTATAttgtaacaaaaatgaaaatgcaagtTTTTGTTGATATCTttaattttggccaaattGAAATGGGTTAAATCagtaaaaagatgaaaaagatATGGAAAATCTACATAAAATCACGGAATAGCCGGAAAACCAGATTTTACTGCGGCGAAGTCTGTCcagaaacaattgaaataatttgtattacagtaaaaagtcaatttaagttgattttttgcattatgaAACTGTGATTTGATACAGAGctacaattgaaaatgattagaattgttggagaaaaaaagcaattgttatttttaataatatattctacaatttacaataatcaaGAGAGAGAACATTGCTACagttaaaatgcaatttacaGCACTATTGACCATGTTTTCTTGACAGACATCGATTTATCCAACGTGCATGCCAATTTCTGGGGACACTCTATGTTGCGAgataaaataacattatttcaaaagtaGCGAGTTGATGATtgccattaaaaaatcatgctaactttgcagccactttaaaaaatacacagtTCTATTTTGGGTTTAATTCAATCTTCaaggattaatttttcctctgaaagcatagatttttttgtaattaatcgtttttaCTATCATATATACAAACTGTAAtgaaagcacaaaaatattgtactatcaataaaaatcaagtatttgccgatttttgtgatatcatgttttttaaatgtttgacttATTAAGGAGAAATTAACCGGATTgatttggatttaatttaattcgttttactattttcttttttcccattgctattaattttttattcgattttcAACAAGGAAacagttcaaatttcaaaacatccaaaataaaaaaatgtgcggcgtttttttcattaaaaaatatattaaaataaacattttcacggcatatttttctcaattaattgtaaacaacaattaaacaatttatttcatatctAACAAACTTTTCATCAgggaatcaattaaaaaaatacattttgctcTTCTATAAAAACTGgacgttatttttttcagccgCATTTGTCAATTACAAATCGCGGAAAGAACACGGAGCCGCCGACGGACACACTTACTCTGCGGTTGCGAttgcatatatattatttattttacaaatcgaAGCCAGAAATAAGTGAGGGGCGTCGAGGTTAATTGAGTCAGTGCATCGCGCGCACGAAAGTGGCGCGGAGTGAGCTGAGCGtggagtgagtgagtgagtgagtgataAATAGAAAGAGCTAATAAATGATGCCAGATATCCGGTCATGTGACGGCACATTACTATTGCCACTTCCCTTTGCGAGGTGGGGAACGAATGCAGATAGCATAGCGGAGGATGTGCGAGGAAAGTGGCGCGGGAACTGAGCGAGCTGATTATCGCTGccccgccgccaccaccgcggCACGGCTCTCCTCGAAGAAAATCATCTACTTTCTCCTTCGCCTGTTaagcaaaacttttttaaGCCTGAGTGCAAAAAGTTTTTACGCCTTTCCACCTGCTTTTTTACTGCTCCATAAAACACACGTCTTCATTTTTGGTTTATGCTCAATTATTTCTCCTCTGACGCGGCGTCTCGAATATCTCTGCTGAAAATTGCTGGTTAAAATCGATCAAAATTCCTGGTAGAGTTTAACATTTTCCGAATTTTGGTGTATATCTGTTTGTGTTGAATAATCTgtgaatttggatttttttggataattttttatcaaaataatcgGTTTCTTGCACAATCTAGACGCTTTGTGATTTTTAGCGCATCAACTTTCccattatttaacaattttaggTTTCTAAAGTTTTTTCCTCGTTTTGTTTATGATGCTGTACAACAatagttcatattttttaattaaatagagggtacaattaattgtaaaaatgcataatctctttcctctctctaagaaaaaaaatatgaaacatacTCTTACATtgtataacatttttaactggaaaataaacaaaaactgaaCTAGAAAATTAGaccatttagtttttttttaattttggagtaTCATTCGTCAAGTATGAGCCGAAATTTGCACTCGCACAGCTTTACAACCGATTTAGATGCTCTAAGACGGccaattttgacattttcgaGTTTGATTCAAGTGggttaaaaattgcacgatttGTCCCGTGATAATTGGAAGGTCAATTCACTGCTCTATtagctattattttattaaaaataataattacaaaagtaatttttaaataaatgcaatttagTTTCAACCAACACAGaaatgaaaacataaaaataatatgtccTGCTGGGAGTTTaaatctctttaaattttgttttaatatcattcaaattttatcaaataaatgataatattatactatttttcataattaatgcattaaaaattaacgttttaaattaaatttgaattattttataattaaacctTGGGACTAAATAGCATTGAAAACATTAACATATTCTCttccaaaatcaaaagagttaaatgttaaaattaaatatgggTGGGTTTTCAAGCTAGCGGCGGAGTACAAAATGTGGTTGTGAATTCATTCTATTATTGACGCTTGCCCGCGGGTTGAAGAACTGCTATAGCTCGTGAATTAAATAGATAGGAATGGTttattatcttaaatttatttttgtacataactaattttattaatttaacacgACCAATTAtcatctatttattttttctgtcatGAAATAGGGCTTTGGGTAGAAGTTGAAACTTATGTCGAACGTAAAAGAGACGTTAAGCTTTGAGGAGAATGTCCggaatttcaattcatcatgaatctatttaatattttctctttaagcaaaatttaaaaaaaattacatgccaaagatatataaatttattgccattttcAACGCAATTTGTACGCTagcattatgaaaaaatttgtagcttaattacttttgaattttatagaCAGACTGTGAGATTGACAAATGCACacgctttaaaaattgttataaaaaaagtaacaaacctattttttaaatacaatattaatttaattgctataTTTGCAATAcacattacaatttttatttagttaagTGTTTTGTTggtaaaagttttaatttttaaataataaatttgttcataAGCACACGTAGAATTGTACTTTAATAATTCCAaaccataattaaatttgttgtatGCTAAGATAGTAAATTAGATTTATCAAATGAACTTCCcttgaaactaaattatttgatacaaCAACATCTGAATCTGCTGAGAGGGCTTAAACCGAAGAACACAAAAAAGTGGTGTTGATTGTTCACACGgctggcaataaaaaattccgttTTCAGCAGCGAGCCATCAATTTTTCGATCACAGGCATAATAAACGCGGCGTGCGGACGTTTATTGCAGCTTTCCTCTCGTTCGGCACAGTCGTCGCATCTGCGCCGgcaacataaataaataaatacactcaGCGGCGGCAGCTAATTGGGCAAGTGGCCTTCTTTTTGTGCGTGGATTCTCTGCGCGTGTACTTTTCACATGGACACACGCTTTTTGCATCCGCGCGTCATGTGGAATCCGACTTCTGCGCTGGGAACACGCGGCGAAAATGCGAAAACATCGCTTCTCGCTTGTCGGGACACGAGAGCTGCGCAATATAATTGACGTGTGTTGCCTTTCCAGCAGGAATAATGGCCGCGTGCAAATGGAATCCGATTCGCAACATGCTGACAGCAGACAGCTGGCAGTTCTCCAACTCTCTCAAGCGCCGTAATGTGCAACTTTTAATTCATAGATTCGGTTGCAATTACATTcgataaaggaaaattatatattattagtttttatcgttttttttaacaacccGCTTATTTTTTGaacgttttgttttgttaaaattggtCATAGCAGtctaaaagctttttttatttcctacaaatttaaattaatacaccagttgtataagcacttagtgttcgaagccgccaacagatggcgccaccttatactttcgtaataaatttaattttaaggcacttccgctgtgatttcagactcaatccttcCACTGAGCATTCTTCACTTCATagtctttcttttgacgtgctgaaaaccaaattcagtccagccattcgccgtagaaacgtcggaaaagattttatatttcaaaaaatagctttATGCGAtcctacggcgattggctaacccgattttggttttcaacacgtcaaaagaaagcaaattaagtgaacAACGCACaatggcaggattgagtctgaaatcgcagtgaaagcgccttaaaattaaattaattacgaaaggatacggtggcgccatctgttggcggcttcgaacactaaaggCTGCTaagcaattgtttttttccaaatgaaaaattggtgCTAGACAACCTGTCTAGGGTCTTTCCAATTCTCCTCCTACACTGCAGCTCTTTCTGCTAAAAGTTAATTTCTGGAgtccatttgaaaaaaagaaaatctaaataatttctttcgtAATcagcaagaatttatttatttattattttaaaaaataaaataagaaaagcgTCTATTACTTTTACTGAGCTGGAATGATCAAATGAGAATGAATGTTAATCAGCTTggtaaaatttacataaaacaattataaaaactaTTATAAAGCTTAATGGAATCGTAAATATGAATAGAACTACTTCATTCGCGCTGATTTCAGAGCTTTTATTCAAtgaaatataagaaaaaatttggtaaatcCAGTCAAGAAGAATTAAAGAACTCTTTAGCAACATGCTACGGGGAATTTTTAGGAGAGTGCAGAGTGacaaatgttttgaatttaatttatttcacaagagttctataaaatatttccccgTACGGCGATCTTTAGCAAAAggagttttataaatttaccacagtaaaaatcaaagcatcaaaagtaaaattacaGGCAAGGTTttataatggaaaatttcattcaaattttattaaaagactCCTCAAAAATGTTATATAGGTACAATATTTAGACCTTCCATTCTGTGACTGCACTAAAAAGCTAGAAAAATAGCCTGTGGCCAGCTATCAATAACACTGAGAGAGCGAAAGACGTGAGTGAAAGTAAGAAATTCAATTGGCTTTCCTCTCAGAAGAAAATTATCCGGCcttgagagagaaaaacaataaaactatTATCAGAGTCATTAGGAGCTAGGCCATATATAAGAGAAAGTTCACAGATAAAAACCGGGTGGGCGGCCGACAAATTGGCGGCTCGGGGGGctgagagagtaaaaaaatctcattcgTTGCGGAATTGCAGCTTTTCCGGGGGTGGGGGGCTGCTCCAGAAAACGGAGAGTCCCTGGGGAGCGGTGGCGGCGCACGCAGGACTCGGTGTCGGGGGCAGAGGCAGAAAGACAAAGTGGGTCGATACACGTGTGCTGCTGCTCGATTTCGGCAACGGCAGCTGCGCGCCCCGGACCTGCGGGAACCCGGCCGCCGCGCTCCTCCCGGACCCGAAAATGGGTCAGCCTGCCTGCCTATACCATGGCAACAGCTTGGATAAATTGGCCTCCCAAATTCTCTTACAAAATGCAGATCTTTCTGcccaaatttaattccttgagtcattttgaaaatgggaaaatttatatttttttataaaattcggttatttaattgaaacgatcagatttttgaaattaatttaatattcttttataTTATCTGAACTTTTAATCGTCATGGGATGatcaaatgagcatgaatcaataaatttgagctAGCCCAAATGTAACGCGCGTCTAGGGGAACTTGCGCTTACCTGGCGCGGCTTGAAGAGCCAGCGACCAGATCTCGCCTGTTCTGTtttggcccttcagtgggctgggcactcgtgttatccgttcgcggtgttattgggacccgggtttcagcattcgtgctagtacagagcgcgcccttcccggtcctcggacagggataaatagagcaacaaaaaatttaattatttctgaaacgtcttgtttggttaaaaatccgtaaaaaaaatttcgcgTGCGCACgttggtttcatttttatgtgAGAACATAAtttgtcagtttttatttctttaggTGTCGAAGAAGAAAATGGCgttcaatttaaatgagaaaatttcatactaattgaaagcaatttttgttcaattttgcagttttggatgaaaatgtaattaattaaagcctTTTTACCTCTTTGAGTTAGTGTAACATTCATATATAAAATGATACATCGTACAttaacattttccttttttacattccaaaagaattaaaattacta
The nucleotide sequence above comes from Cloeon dipterum chromosome X, ieCloDipt1.1, whole genome shotgun sequence. Encoded proteins:
- the LOC135945540 gene encoding pickpocket protein 28-like; this encodes MLLHSPTDVPAVKEFGFAISPGAESFVSVRPSQIYSTRQIRSLNQSRRKCFFQEERPLSFYRIYSVSSCISECLTNATMRKCRCKEYFMPGQQLPGSNQSARICTFLDTMNCVKDIGDVISGSTNRKLCDCQPACTELSYSHELSSTQFPILEDVGISTLDNLKDAIQYNGSIQTFAKNHALVHIFLRDYKVMRYKRARMYDFLDFTANMGGLLSLCLGFSFLSAAEIIYFACMRCGIFSRRPR